From a region of the Rhinopithecus roxellana isolate Shanxi Qingling chromosome 8, ASM756505v1, whole genome shotgun sequence genome:
- the FAM71A gene encoding protein FAM71A, with the protein MNGDSLLPYYTAQSGSSMSMFNTTMGRLQRQLYKGEYDIFKYAPIFESDFIQITKRGEVIDVHNRVRMVTMGIARTSPILPLPDVMLLARPATGCEEYAGHGQATKRKKRKAAKNLELTRLLPLKFVRISVHDHEKQQLRLKFATGRSCYLQLCPALNTRDDLFAYWEKLIYLLRPPMESNSSTCGIPAEDMMWMPVFQEDRRSLEAVDLQGKGDQDQVSIRSLHMVSEVCGATSAAYAGGERLQHDCHKPTYVLNVSTPKTSMELAEEPATGATKEAAAPGAAAGAATGTIAGALSVAAANSAPGQVSAAIAGVATIGAGGSKSNMAIAGTASMAPNSTKVAVAGAAGKSSEHVSSTSMSLSREGSVSLAIAGVELTSRTAAETDMDAAAGLPVSTRQSKGSLSGQHGRERTQASAEACKEGRERREKDRALGRRSHCRRTGESHHKTRGDKIARKSSSRSSFSHRARRDDKKEKGCGSPGSSRHGDSHKGVSHTPISKESRTSHKSGRSLSTTGSESSKRLGRISSFLRNVRANLTTKAVGIPHGRDVDIMAKTVERSTNVAMAETAEGGQGLEMVGSMTPDIMETVTFEAH; encoded by the coding sequence ATGAATGGTGATTCTCTGCTGCCGTATTATACGGCCCAGAGTGGCTCCAGCATGAGCATGTTCAACACCACAATGGGGAGACTGCAGCGACAACTATACAAGGGGGAGTATGATATATTCAAATATGCACCGATATTTGAGAGCGACTTTATCCAGATCACCAAAAGGGGAGAAGTGATTGATGTGCACAACCGCGTCCGTATGGTGACCATGGGCATTGCACGAACCAGCCCCATCCTCCCACTCCCAGATGTCATGCTGCTGGCACGACCAGCCACCGGCTGTGAAGAGTATGCTGGACATGGCCAGGCCACCAAGAGAAAAAAACGCAAGGCAGCCAAGAACTTAGAGCTCACCAGGCTCCTCCCCCTGAAGTTTGTACGGATCTCTGTTCACGACCATGAGAAACAACAGCTGCGCCTGAAGTTTGCCACTGGCAGATCTTGCTATCTGCAGTTGTGTCCCGCTCTCAACACACGGGATGACCTCTTTGCTTATTGGGAAAAACTAATTTACCTCTTGCGGCCACCCATGGAGAGTAACAGCAGTACCTGTGGCATTCCAGCTGAAGACATGATGTGGATGCCTGTGTTTCAGGAAGACAGGAGGAGCCTGGAAGCCGTGGATCTTCAAGGAAAGGGGGATCAGGACCAGGTCAGCATCCGGAGCCTCCACATGGTCTCTGAGGTGTGTGGGGCCACTTCTGCTGCTTATGCTGGAGGGGAGAGACTCCAACATGACTGTCACAAACCCACTTACGTGCTCAATGTATCCACCCCCAAAACATCTATGGAGCTTGCTGAGGAGCCAGCAACAGGGGCGACTAAAGAGGCAGCAGCACCAGGGGCAGCTGCAGGGGCAGCAACAGGCACCATAGCAGGTGCCTTGAGTGTGGCAGCAGCCAATTCTGCCCCTGGACAGGTGAGCGCAGCCATAGCTGGGGTGGCCACCATAGGCGCAGGAGGAAGCAAAAGCAACATGGCCATTGCAGGCACTGCCAGCATGGCTCCAAACAGCACGAAGGTGGCCGTGGCAGGGGCTGCAGGCAAGTCCTCAGAGCATGTTTCCAGCACGTCCATGAGCCTTTCCCGAGAGGGCAGCGTGAGCCTGGCCATTGCAGGAGTAGAACTGACCAGCAGGACTGCTGCAGAAACAGACATGGATGCAGCAGCGGGACTTCCTGTCTCCACCCGGCAGAGCAAGGGCAGCCTGAGTGGACAGCATGGAAGGGAGCGAACCCAGGCCAGCGCTGAAGCTTGcaaggaggggagggaaagaagggaaaaggacAGGGCTCTCGGAAGGCGTTCCCATTGCCGCAGGACAGGTGAAAGCCACCACAAAACAAGGGGGGACAAGATTGCCCGAAAGTCCTCCAGCAGGTCCTCATTCAGCCACAGAGCCAGGAGAGATGACAAAAAGGAGAAAGGCTGTGGCAGCCCGGGGAGCAGCAGGCACGGGGACTCGCATAAAGGTGTCAGCCACACGCCCATCTCAAAGGAGTCCAGGACCTCTCACAAATCTGGGAGGAGTTTATCGACCACCGGCTCCGAATCCAGCAAGAGACTTGGCAGGATCAGCTCTTTCCTGAGGAACGTCAGAGCCAATCTGACTACAAAAGCAGTGGGCATACCACATGGCAGAGATGTGGACATCATGGCTAAGACGGTGGAGAGGAGCACCAACGTGGCCATGGCCGAGACAGCAGAAGGTGGCCAGGGGCTGGAGATGGTTGGTTCTATGACACCGGACATCATGGAGACAGTGACCTTTGAAGCCCATTAA